In the genome of Desulfofarcimen acetoxidans DSM 771, one region contains:
- a CDS encoding copper ion binding protein, whose translation MGCSCNNNQTITINVEGMSCNHCKAAVENALKQIGVNKVEVDLAAKKVSASYSSDKLTLDDIKKSIIDAGYEVVG comes from the coding sequence ATGGGTTGCTCCTGCAATAATAACCAGACTATTACCATAAATGTTGAGGGAATGTCCTGCAACCACTGTAAGGCTGCCGTGGAAAATGCTCTAAAGCAAATTGGAGTAAACAAGGTGGAAGTTGATCTGGCAGCAAAAAAAGTTTCTGCCTCATATTCTTCTGATAAATTAACTTTGGATGACATTAAAAAATCAATTATTGATGCAGGCTATGAAGTGGTCGGATAA
- a CDS encoding ABC transporter permease subunit: MITIAAITFREVLRKKVLLTTLLLAVAFFALYGTGLYHVNKDYHSAPTMLKNVLMPQLYLVGLYFGNFIIAFLAIFSSVGTISTEVENGTMHAILSRPISRSHIVLGKFGGYAGMLTVGAAVFFAAVTLLINIITGFHLPNAALLVALALFCFQPLLLLALAVMGTTFLPTLSNGVALFSLYAVGTIGGIIEQIGNMARSETLTNIGIVSSLLIPTDAMYRKLTCVIAQAANSPLISTQMGPFGSQSEPSHWMIVYSICYFMSVLLIAVLVFSRRDV, translated from the coding sequence TTGATAACGATAGCTGCTATTACTTTTCGTGAGGTTCTGCGTAAAAAAGTATTACTTACCACTTTGCTGCTGGCAGTTGCCTTCTTTGCCCTGTATGGAACAGGTTTATATCATGTCAATAAAGATTATCATTCAGCACCAACCATGCTGAAAAACGTCTTGATGCCCCAATTGTATCTGGTAGGGCTATATTTCGGCAATTTTATTATAGCTTTTTTAGCAATTTTCAGTTCGGTAGGCACAATTTCTACTGAGGTAGAAAACGGTACCATGCACGCTATTTTATCCAGGCCAATTTCTCGCAGCCATATTGTGTTGGGTAAATTTGGCGGTTATGCCGGCATGTTAACAGTGGGAGCCGCAGTGTTTTTCGCTGCTGTAACCTTGCTTATTAATATTATTACCGGTTTCCATTTGCCTAATGCTGCTTTGTTGGTTGCCCTGGCTTTATTTTGCTTTCAGCCATTGCTATTGTTGGCTCTGGCTGTTATGGGGACAACTTTTTTGCCCACATTGTCCAACGGGGTGGCCTTGTTTTCGCTTTATGCGGTAGGTACAATTGGTGGTATAATCGAGCAGATAGGCAATATGGCCAGGAGTGAGACGTTAACTAATATAGGAATAGTGTCCAGCCTTCTTATACCGACTGATGCAATGTATCGCAAGCTGACCTGTGTGATTGCGCAGGCAGCCAATTCACCGCTTATCTCAACGCAAATGGGTCCTTTTGGCAGCCAATCAGAGCCAAGCCACTGGATGATTGTATATTCAATATGTTATTTCATGTCAGTTCTTTTAATAGCGGTGCTTGTTTTCAGCAGGCGGGATGTGTAG